One stretch of Podospora pseudoanserina strain CBS 124.78 chromosome 4, whole genome shotgun sequence DNA includes these proteins:
- the ACF2 gene encoding endo-1,3-beta glucanase (CAZy:GH81; EggNog:ENOG503NTYF; COG:G), protein MRFFLFAWLTLLQVVLAVPPPDGRKYPRPWFPIWRTVTVTAQGQPAAATSACVAVTGDSSSSTASKRSHSIPFGSPGWTTERPSVIISTRSDSGAEAEQTIQAVSEESPDGDTTLFSDETSPASGQQPASSTGSGEVAPEVTPTPEIVTKPASPTSSTQPTSTTDLGDTTTVSVITSVNPSGTLQILPTDVPIESTNTGTIPTDAPSSGYPTSQPLITSPIPSPTELISATASVPTDQPSAPSETVSMIVPNIFAAPISTDPPPSQIPQRKDHPAPRIGIKSAGPIGTNKFYNNFFLGNQTSPSYLFPYSVTWARGGGASGTWGMAISHVDASQRVYGQNDPGSGAARYYINPIGIHSVCLSAKELGPGTVLTSDNLTDFSSLVSLRAREGGQAVIQFPLVQGAGFVTAVYNGGQPVVQTGIFFKTVTRASKEAKEGVVKYRLHLEDGTTWLVYAYHTKGEALNLQVVNNGRAESTGPFYGIVQVAKTSDGESEKVYDQACGTYAVGVDLSGGVNGKTGTYRFGFRKQGMYQSPVAQFALPHHLSSFDDGTRGKVTGVKLQTPTKGVAYLVLADSWTMVETELPTGIGFLPWSPEAGEVKGLSEGVRSFVKGVALQEVSQDMLQQSDQNSMYFSGKALAKFASIILVIRDMLGDEALALTALNQLKQAFARFAENRQQFPLVYEGGWGGVVSSASYVTGNSGADFGNSYYNDHHFHYGYFILTAAIIGHLDPSWIPANKAYVNMLVRDVANPSAADQYFPVWRNFDWYHGHSWAHGLFDTLDGKDQESSSEDTMASYALKMWGTVSGDQNLAARGNLMLAVQARSLNSYYLYTESNTVQPKNFIGNKVAGILFENKVDHTTYFGTNIEYVQGIHMLPLLPHTPMVRRKEFVREEWDAYFSGGRAEQVTGGWKGILMGNYGTIDPRGGYDFFSGGGRGGEFKGEWLDGGASLTWYLAYCAALGGL, encoded by the exons ATGAGGTTTTTCTTGTTCGCGTGGCTGACCTTACTTCAGGTCGTCCTAGCtgtcccaccaccagacGGCCGGAAGTACCCACGACCTTGGTTCCCGATCTGGAGGACGGTTACCGTCACTGCTCAGGGTCAACCGGCAGCTGCTACTAGTGCTTGCGTGGCGGTGACAGGAGATTCGAGCTCTTCTACCGCCAGCAAGAGGAGCCACTCTATCCCCTTTGGATCGCCTGGGTGGACAACGGAACGTCCTTCGGTCATCATCAGCACACGTTCTGATTcgggggcggaggcggagcagACTATCCAGGCCGTTTCCGAGGAGAGTCCTGACGGGGACACGACTCTCTTTTCAGACGAGACGAGTCCCGCTTCTGGTCAACAACctgccagcagcaccggctCGGGCGAGGTCGCCCCTGAAGTGACACCAACCCCTGAGATTGTCACAAAGCCAGCTTCTCCTACCAGCAGCACGCAACCAACATCGACAACTGACCTCGGTGACACCACCACTGTCAGTGTCATCACCAGTGTCAACCCCTCGGGAACGCTTCAGATCCTGCCCACGGACGTTCCTATCGAGTCGACCAACACAGGCACCATTCCTACCGACGCTCCGTCGAGCGGGTACCCTACCTCTCAACCGCTTATTACTTCCCCTATCCCGTCTCCGACAGAGCTCATCTCTGCCACGGCGTCGGTTCCGACCGATCAGCCGTCCGCGCCCTCGGAAACGGTCAGCATGATTGTCCCCAACATTTTCGCGGCGCCGATTTCTACGGACCCGCCCCCGTCTCAGATCCCCCAGAGGAAGGACCACCCCGCCCCTAGGATCGGCATCAAGTCGGCTGGCCCCATTGGGACGAACAAGTTTTACAATAATTTCTTCTTGGGGAATCAGACCTCGCCTAGTTACCTGTTTCCCTACAGTGTCACCTGGGcgaggggaggtggtgcctCGGGGACGTGGGGCATGGCCATTTCGCATGTCGATGCTAGCCAGAGGGTGTACGGGCAGAACGACCCTGGTTCGGGAGCGGCGAGGTATTACATCAATCCTATTGGGATCCACTCGGTGTGCTTGAGCGCGAAGGAGCTCGGGCCGGGGACGGTGTTGACTAGTGACAACCTGACGGACTTTTCGAGCCTGGTGAGCTTGAGGGCGCGAGAGGGGGGCCAGGCGGTGATCCAGTTCCCGCTGGTTCAGGGGGCGGGGTTCGTGACGGCGGTGTACAACGGGGGCCAGCCGGTGGTTCAGACGGGGATCTTCTTCAAGACCGTGACGAGGGCGTCCaaggaggcgaaggagggggtggtcaAGTATAGACTGCATTTGGAGGACGGGACGACGTGGTTGGTGTATGCTTATCACACGAAAGGGGAGGCCTTGAACTTGCAGGTTGTGAACAATGGAAGGGCGGAGTCGACGGGGCCGTTTTATGGCATCGTTCAGGTTGCCAAGACGAGCGATGGGGAGTCGGAAAAGGTTTACGACCAGGCTTGTGGGACGTATGCGGTGGGGGTTGACCTGAGCGGGGGGGTGAATGGGAAGACGGGGACGTATCGGTTTGGGTTTAGGAAGCAGGGGATGTATCAGAGTCCTGTCGCGCAGTTTGCGCTGCCGCATCATCTGAGTTcttttgatgatgggacgAGGGGGAAGGTGACGGGGGTGAAGCTGCAGACGCCGACGAAGGGGGTAGCGTACCTGGTGCTGGCGGACAGCTGGACCATGGTGGAGACGGAGCTGCCGACGGGGATTGGGTTTTTGCCATGGAGCCccgaggcgggggaggtgaaggggttgagcgagggggtgaggagttTTGTGAAGGGGGTTGCGTTGCAGGAGGTGAGCCAGGATATGCTGCAGCAGAGCGATCAGAATTCGATGTATTTCAGTGGGAAG GCGTTGGCCAAGTTTGCTAGCATCATCTTGGTTATTCGGGACATGCTTGGTGACGAGGCGCTGGCGTTGACGGCGCTGAACCAGCTCAAGCAGGCGTTCGCACGGTTCGCCGAGAACAGGCAGCAGTTCCCGCTTGTGTACGAgggcggttggggaggcgTTGTCTCTTCGGCGAGCTACGTCACGGGCAACTCTGGCGCCGACTTTGGCAACTCCTACTACAACGACCACCACTTCCACTACGGGTACTTCATCCTCACCGCCGCGATCATCGGACATCTCGATCCTTCCTGGATCCCGGCCAACAAGGCCTACGTCAACATGCTGGTCCGGGACGTGGCCAACCCGAGCGCGGCGGACCAGTACTTCCCCGTGTGGAGGAATTTTGACTGGTACCACGGCCACAGCTGGGCCCATGGGCTGTTCGACACGCTCGACGGCAAGGACCAGGAGTCGAGCTCGGAGGACACGATGGCGTCGTACGCGCTCAAGATGTGGGGGACGGTGAGCGGCGACCAGAACCtggcggcgagggggaaTCTGATGCTGGCTGTGCAGGCGAGGTCGCTGAACTCGTATTACCTGTACACCGAGAGCAACACGGTGCAGCCGAAGAATTTTATTGGGAACAAGGTTGCGGGGATTTTGTTTGAGAACAAGGTGGACCACACGACGTATTTTGGGACGAATATTGAGTATGTGCAGGGGATTCACATGCTGCCTCTGTTGCCGCACACGCccatggtgaggaggaaggagtttgtgagggaggagtgggatgcGTACTTTtcgggagggagggcggAGCAGGTCactggggggtggaaggggattTTGATGGGGAATTATGGGACGATTGATCCGAGGGGGGGGTATGACTTTTTTagcgggggaggaaggggaggggagtttAAGGGGGAGTGGTTGGACGGGGGGGCGAGTTTGACTTGGTATCTGGCTTATTGTGCGGCgcttggggggttgtga